The window GGAGCTGGGTGCCGACGACGACGCCGCTCCCCCCCGCGTGGAGGGGTGAGAGGTCGTCCTGGCGGTCGCGGTCGTAGCGGTAGACGGGGAGGCCGGGGGCGAGTTTCTCGACGGTCTGCGCGATCCACTCGGTGCCGGGGCCGCGCGCCTTCCACATCTGCTCGCCGCACACGTCGCAGCGGTCGGGGACGGCCTCGCGGTAGCCGCACTGGTGGCAGGTGAGCTGCCGGGTCTCCTGGTGGAAGCGCAGGGCCACGTCGCAGTTGCGGCACTGGGGGGTGTGCTCGCAGGTCGGGCAACGCAAGAGGGCCGAGTACCCCCGCCGGGGGGCGAGCAACGCCGCCTGCCGCCCGCGTTCCTGCACCTGCCGCAGCAGCCGGGCGAGGTCGTGGCTCACCGGGTAGCCGAGGTCGCCCGGGGTGAGGTGAACGCCGCTGAGGGGCCCGAGTTCAGGCTGCTCGGGCGGGTTGGCGTAGTCCACCACGTGCACCCGGGTGCGCGGCGGGGGCAGCACCGCGCCGGGGAGGGGCACGCTCTCGGCGGCGGGGGCGCTGCCCACCAGCGCGAGGGCCGCGTCGTGGGCGGCGGCGACCCGCGCGGCCACGTCGGGGATGAAGGCGTGCGAGCCCGCCGGGAGCTTGTAGGCGTCGCTCGCCTCCTCCAGCACGACGATCAACGCGGGGCCTTGCAGGGGCGCGGCGAGGGCGAGGTAGCTGCCGATCACCAGCCGCGCCTCCTCCGAGCGGATCAGATTCCAGGTGTGCTCGCGCTGCTCGGGGCTCAGGGCCCCGCTGACCTGCACGGCGCGGGTGCCCGCCGTCCCCGCGAGGCCGGAAAGCCCCTCCCACGCCCGGCGCAGGGTCGCGTGGTCGGGGGCGAGGACGAGCACCCCGCGCCCCTGGACGAGCAGGCGGGAGAGGCGGGGAGCCAGGGTACGGAAGCGCGACGCAGGGCGACCCCCATGCAGCCGCCACGCCGGACCCTCCGGCAGGCGGTCGGGGTCGGGCGTCAGCCAGGGCGCCCCCGGTTCGGGCAGGGGTGGGGGCGGCGCGGCCTCCTGCACCGCGTCCGCCCACCCCCGCGCGACGAGGGTGCCCGCCCCGGTGGGCGAGAGGGGCACCCCGTCCGCCGTCGCCCCGTTGGCCCACGCGCTCAGGGAATCCACGGGGCCGCCGTGGATGAGCCAACTCCAGGCGGCGGGCGGGTCGGTCTCCACCGCCACCTGCTCGGCGCCGCCCGCGTTCAGCACGCCGGACGCCACCCCGCTGCCCACCCCCGCCCCCCGCGCCCAGGCGCTCAGGCTGGCCTGCGGGCCGTGCTCGGCGAGCCACGCCCAGGCCTGCCGCCCCTTGGGGGTGAGCGTGGCGGGGGCCTCGGGGACGGCCCGGAGGACGGTCTTGGTCCTCGCGTCGGCGGGCACGGCGGCCAGGGGCCGGGCGCGGACGAGCCCCCGGGTGCGCGGGGTGGGCCGGAAGCTCTCCTCCAGCAGCCCCTGTTCGCGGATCGCGTCGAGGAGGGCGGGGGGGTAGTCGCGCGCGCCCGCCCATTCCCCCGTGGGAGCACGGTGACCGAAGGCGCTCAGGTCGGCCCCCGGCACCGCCCGGACGCGGTGGTCGAAGCGGGCCGTCCAGCCCACGCCGAGCAGGTCGCCCCACACCAGCCCGGCGGGAAGGCGGGCGTCGCGGGCCCAGGCCGTGACCGCCTCGACGGTGGCGGGGGGCACCCAGGGCCCCTCCTCGTCGTCGAGGACGTGGACGGCCTCGCGCAGGCGGTGGGCGCCGTGGGGTTCGCCCCCGCCGACGACCAGGGCCACGGCGAGGTCACCGCGCCAGGGCACGAGGACCCGGCAGCCCACGGGCACCGCCCCGCCCCGCCCGTGGGGGGCGGCGTAGTCGAGCGCGGGCACCGGCAGGGGCACCACCACCCGCCAGGGGACGGGAGGGGGGGAGGCGGGCGGCAGGGTCACACGCTGCATTGTGGCGGGTCCCTCCCGGCGCCGGGGTGAGCGAGCGGGGTTGACACCCCACCCTCCCCCACCACCGCCCGCGCTAAGCTCGCCCGCGTGACGACCGTGCCCGCCCCCCACCCCGAGACCGACCGCACACGCTCCGGCCTGGGGCTGGCCCTGGTGTCGGCGCTGGGCTTCAGTACCCTGGGCATCTGGGGCAAGCTCGGGGGGCAGGTCGGGCTGGGCAGTTTCGACCTCCTCGCGTGGAGATTCGGGCTCGTCGCGCTCGTCTTGCTGCCCCTGGCGGGCCGGGAGCTGACGTGGCGGGAGCGCGGGCCGCTGCTGGGCGTCGGGCTGATCTACGCGCTGGCGACCACCCTCTATTTCACGGCGCTGGGGCGGATCACGGCGGGCACCACCTCGCTGCTGCTCTACCTCGCCCCGGCCTTCGTGATCCTGTTCGGGTGGCTCGCGGGCAGGCGGCCCGGCGGGGCGCGGCTGGGGGCGGTCGCGCTCGCCGCACTCGGGCTGGGGCTGGT is drawn from Deinococcus planocerae and contains these coding sequences:
- a CDS encoding primosomal protein N' — protein: MTLPPASPPPVPWRVVVPLPVPALDYAAPHGRGGAVPVGCRVLVPWRGDLAVALVVGGGEPHGAHRLREAVHVLDDEEGPWVPPATVEAVTAWARDARLPAGLVWGDLLGVGWTARFDHRVRAVPGADLSAFGHRAPTGEWAGARDYPPALLDAIREQGLLEESFRPTPRTRGLVRARPLAAVPADARTKTVLRAVPEAPATLTPKGRQAWAWLAEHGPQASLSAWARGAGVGSGVASGVLNAGGAEQVAVETDPPAAWSWLIHGGPVDSLSAWANGATADGVPLSPTGAGTLVARGWADAVQEAAPPPPLPEPGAPWLTPDPDRLPEGPAWRLHGGRPASRFRTLAPRLSRLLVQGRGVLVLAPDHATLRRAWEGLSGLAGTAGTRAVQVSGALSPEQREHTWNLIRSEEARLVIGSYLALAAPLQGPALIVVLEEASDAYKLPAGSHAFIPDVAARVAAAHDAALALVGSAPAAESVPLPGAVLPPPRTRVHVVDYANPPEQPELGPLSGVHLTPGDLGYPVSHDLARLLRQVQERGRQAALLAPRRGYSALLRCPTCEHTPQCRNCDVALRFHQETRQLTCHQCGYREAVPDRCDVCGEQMWKARGPGTEWIAQTVEKLAPGLPVYRYDRDRQDDLSPLHAGGSGVVVGTQLLLSQEAPPDLALIGVTLADTWLNLSDFRASERYHRLLRQLAEWHPLRAPLLVVQTFQADHPALRVLVEGRDALASPAAEERARAALGYPPHARLAQVEIAARDPQRAKIAAQEVFDALHGAGAHAHEVLGPAPSPVARLRGVYPYHLLLRARDDTRLAQLLATLDRSWKARVRVDVNPRGGL